One segment of Spirochaetota bacterium DNA contains the following:
- a CDS encoding flagellar FlbD family protein: MITLHKMNGEEFILNANHIETIESRPDTTITLTNEKKYLVKESKDEVLSRIYEYYHKVLTGLQ; the protein is encoded by the coding sequence ATGATAACATTACATAAAATGAATGGCGAAGAATTTATTCTTAACGCAAATCACATTGAAACCATAGAGTCCAGACCTGATACAACCATAACTCTGACCAATGAAAAAAAATATCTGGTTAAAGAGTCAAAAGATGAGGTGTTATCACGTATTTATGAATATTATCATAAGGTGCTGACTGGATTGCAATAA
- a CDS encoding motility protein A, with translation MDLATVIGLIVGFTNIIMGIIFAKGNPLLFFDIPSVFITIGGSFCALLISNPLSKVLSIWKVAKHAFFPPKYNPNELIITLVSFSEKARREGLLALEDDLDELDDQFLRKGIQLVVDGTDPELVRRIMETELENIMARHDEGKKLFDDWATYAPAFGMIGTLLGLVLMLVNIEDKSAIGPGMSAALITTFYGAIMAYLVLYPISAKLGYINNQEILMKLIMIEGTLSIQSGDNPRIVKDKLVSFLDPKMREAITSEVGD, from the coding sequence ATGGATCTTGCTACCGTTATTGGGCTAATAGTTGGTTTTACTAATATTATAATGGGAATAATTTTTGCCAAAGGAAATCCGTTGCTTTTCTTTGATATACCTTCAGTATTTATCACAATAGGGGGTTCTTTTTGTGCATTGCTCATTTCAAATCCTTTAAGCAAAGTTCTTAGTATCTGGAAAGTTGCCAAACATGCTTTTTTCCCGCCAAAGTATAATCCCAATGAACTCATCATAACCCTTGTTTCATTTTCTGAGAAAGCTCGCCGTGAAGGGTTGCTTGCATTGGAAGATGATCTGGATGAACTGGATGATCAGTTTTTGCGTAAGGGCATACAGCTTGTTGTAGACGGTACTGACCCTGAACTGGTGCGCCGCATCATGGAAACGGAACTTGAAAACATTATGGCACGCCATGATGAAGGCAAAAAGCTCTTTGATGACTGGGCAACATACGCTCCAGCATTTGGTATGATTGGTACACTGTTAGGTCTGGTTCTGATGCTGGTCAATATAGAAGATAAATCAGCCATTGGGCCTGGTATGTCTGCTGCTCTTATTACCACATTCTATGGTGCTATAATGGCATATCTGGTTTTGTATCCTATATCTGCCAAGCTTGGGTATATTAATAATCAGGAAATATTGATGAAACTAATTATGATAGAAGGTACATTGTCAATACAATCAGGGGATAACCCTCGAATTGTTAAGGATAAGCTGGTATCATTCCTTGATCCTAAGATGCGCGAAGCTATCACCAGTGAGGTTGGTGACTGA
- a CDS encoding 6-hydroxymethylpterin diphosphokinase MptE-like protein: MNTESLYQALNQGLLQERYAIIKRNITRNKVLIEKWGGLQKVVGLLSGKHVIVCGAGRSLNDALKVLKKYQYRKDLAIIATDMAYRPLVLAGIQPHFSISCEAMPVSYYAFLPTSSSHLLAFSGVSSHTLTAWKGKISFYNWMIYESPFDVLWKLAGEHLGYVATASIVTTQAISLALGCSIASLTMVGNDLAFKDNYYAQHTVVCQRFIMNYNRFSTANSNDYAMIHRKKMYMVKRRESIYYTDHQFLAARQWLENLFTNVTVPIFDCSIPGCSERKVTKISMSKVMSILFPEKRIKKRGRA, encoded by the coding sequence ATGAATACTGAAAGCCTTTATCAGGCATTAAATCAAGGTTTATTGCAGGAACGGTATGCGATAATAAAGCGTAATATAACCAGGAATAAAGTATTGATAGAAAAATGGGGTGGATTGCAGAAGGTTGTTGGGCTTTTAAGTGGCAAGCATGTTATTGTGTGTGGTGCAGGCAGGAGTTTAAACGATGCTCTTAAAGTGTTGAAAAAATATCAATACAGAAAAGACCTTGCCATCATAGCAACAGATATGGCATACAGGCCGTTGGTATTGGCCGGAATTCAGCCGCATTTTTCCATATCATGCGAGGCCATGCCAGTTTCATATTATGCATTTTTACCCACATCATCCAGCCATCTTTTAGCGTTCAGTGGAGTAAGCTCACATACATTGACTGCCTGGAAGGGGAAAATCAGCTTTTACAACTGGATGATATATGAAAGCCCTTTTGATGTATTGTGGAAACTTGCTGGGGAGCATTTGGGGTATGTGGCCACAGCAAGTATTGTGACAACACAGGCAATATCACTGGCATTAGGGTGTTCCATTGCTTCCTTAACAATGGTTGGTAATGACCTGGCATTTAAGGACAATTATTATGCACAGCATACGGTGGTATGCCAGCGCTTTATCATGAATTACAATAGATTTTCAACAGCCAATTCAAATGATTATGCTATGATCCATAGAAAGAAAATGTATATGGTCAAACGAAGAGAGTCGATATATTATACTGATCATCAGTTTCTGGCTGCCAGGCAGTGGTTGGAAAACCTTTTTACAAACGTTACGGTACCAATATTTGATTGCAGCATTCCTGGTTGCAGTGAGCGTAAAGTCACTAAAATATCAATGAGTAAAGTTATGAGTATATTATTTCCTGAAAAACGAATAAAGAAAAGAGGCAGAGCATGA
- a CDS encoding OmpA family protein, which translates to MAKRKKLELPPPPPWLTSWGDLNTLLLTFFVMMFDISPIIGQDFNLVLSSFKGSLGMMQGGYSLARGRMEEIGLNMLNLPSSEQGRALAKMLKRAVEAFKPEIQAKKVRVREDERGLIITLSSDAYFEPGSAKLKDDIIPILKKVALIIKSMPNYVRIEGHTDNRPVPPRGLEEGYATNWELSSARAVNVLRYLIEETGVNPKQMSAVAFGEYRPIDDNNTPEGRAYNRRVEIVILRDKGVVESATPEIVRPLPDEEWR; encoded by the coding sequence ATGGCAAAAAGGAAAAAATTAGAACTACCACCACCGCCACCCTGGCTTACCAGCTGGGGAGATTTAAATACCCTGCTATTAACGTTTTTTGTTATGATGTTTGATATTTCCCCAATTATTGGACAGGATTTTAATCTTGTTTTGTCTTCTTTTAAAGGATCATTGGGTATGATGCAGGGCGGATATTCGTTGGCTCGTGGCAGGATGGAAGAGATAGGGCTTAATATGCTCAATCTGCCCTCGAGTGAGCAGGGAAGGGCACTTGCAAAGATGCTGAAAAGAGCAGTTGAGGCTTTTAAGCCTGAAATTCAGGCAAAGAAAGTCAGAGTGCGCGAAGATGAAAGGGGTTTGATAATTACATTATCAAGTGATGCCTATTTTGAACCGGGGAGTGCAAAGCTTAAGGATGATATTATACCAATATTGAAAAAAGTTGCCCTAATTATAAAGTCAATGCCCAACTATGTGAGGATAGAAGGTCATACTGACAACAGGCCTGTACCTCCACGAGGTCTTGAAGAAGGGTATGCTACCAATTGGGAGCTTTCCTCTGCACGGGCGGTTAATGTGCTTCGATATCTCATAGAGGAAACAGGTGTAAATCCAAAGCAGATGTCAGCAGTTGCCTTTGGTGAATACAGGCCCATAGATGATAATAATACGCCTGAAGGCAGAGCCTATAATCGCAGGGTTGAGATAGTTATACTCAGGGATAAAGGTGTGGTTGAATCTGCTACACCTGAGATTGTAAGGCCTTTGCCTGACGAGGAATGGCGTTGA